One genomic window of Augochlora pura isolate Apur16 chromosome 5, APUR_v2.2.1, whole genome shotgun sequence includes the following:
- the Nd-mlrq gene encoding NADH dehydrogenase (ubiquinone) MLRQ subunit, with product MAKMEGLSLSGIKKHPMLLPLFFCIGVGACGATFYLFRLAARNPDVSWLPKKNPEPWNDFKDKQYKFRSPHYGQDPKSPAPTY from the exons ATGGCTAAAATGGAAGGTCTTTCCCTAAGTGGGATAAAAAAGCACCCGATG CTGTTACCATTATTCTTCTGCATCGGAGTAGGAGCATGTGGAGcgacattttatttgttccgCCTAGCTGCCCGTAATCCCGACGTTTCGTGGCTACCAAAGAAAAATCCTGAACCGTGGAACGATTTTAAAGACAAACAATACAAG ttCCGCTCTCCTCATTACGGGCAAGATCCAAAATCTCCGGCCCCGacatattaa
- the Ppcs gene encoding phosphopantothenoylcysteine synthetase translates to MNPSWEEFYIKHSPPQDLVQNETLLKEFIECQLKRNQEIVLITSGGTTTPLEHNTVRFVDNFSAGTRGSVSAEYFLEKGYAVIFMYRVKSLEPFSRHFIGQKFLDMLKIEQQNGKSNVAVLPQYTDKLASILQKYEKALNEKKLLQLTFTTLSEYLWLLKSTCQALACLKNKAILYLAAAVSDFYIPSNELSVHKISSSGPPTISLQLVPKILAPLVNLWVPEAYVVSFKLETDENLLIVKARDALNKYKHNLVIANMLQTRKQEVTIVTNEKYYVISLTSEQLSKGEEIERLIVADLVERHQDFMRGNIK, encoded by the exons ATGAACCCATCGTgggaagaattttatataaaacattcaCCGCCTCAGGATCTCGTGCAGAATGAAACGTTGTTGAAAGAATTTATCGAATGTCAGTTAAAGAGGAATCAGGAGATTGTTCTAATAACG AGCGGAGGTACCACAACACCCTTAGAACATAATACGGTAAGGTTTGTAGATAATTTTAGTGCGGGAACAAGGGGATCTGTATCAgcagaatattttttggaaaagGGATATgctgtaatttttatgtacag GGTTAAATCTCTGGAACCATTTTCAAGACATTTTATTGGACAAAAGTTTTTAGacatgttaaaaattgaacaacaaAATGGAAAATCTAATGTTGCGG tattgcCACAGTATACGGACAAGTTAGCAAgcatattacagaaatatgaaaaagcaTTGAATGAGAAGAAATTGTTGCAGCTCACGTTTACAACACTTTCCGAGTATCTTTGGCTGCTAAAATCTACATGCCAAGCTCTAGCTTGTCTGAAGAACAAAGCCATATTGTATCTTGCAGCTGCAGTTTCAGATTTTTACATTCCATCCAACGAGTTG tcaGTGCACAAGATTTCGTCGAGCGGACCACCGACGATATCGCTTCAGCTAGTACCTAAAATACTAGCTCCTTTGGTGAACCTTTGGGTTCCCGAAGCGTACGTGGTCTCATTTAAGTTGGAAACCGACGAGAATCTCTTAATTGTTAAAGCGAGAGATGCACTTAACAAGTATAAACATAat CTGGTCATTGCCAATATGTTGCAAACTCGAAAGCAAGAAGTGACAATCGTTACTAATGAAAAGTACTATGTTATATCGCTTACGAGCGAACAGTTGAGTAAAGGTGAAGAAATTGAACGATTAATAGTAGCGGACCTAGTCGAAAGACATCAAGATTTTATGcgaggaaatattaaataa